The Strix uralensis isolate ZFMK-TIS-50842 chromosome 16, bStrUra1, whole genome shotgun sequence genome has a window encoding:
- the EPN2 gene encoding epsin-2 isoform X4, which yields MTTSSIRRQMKNIVNNYSEAEIKVREATSNDPWGPSSSLMTEIADLTYNVVAFSEIMSMIWKRLNDHGKNWRHVYKALTLLDYLIKTGSERVAQQCKENIFAIQTLKDFQYIDRDGKDQGINVREKSKQLVSLLKDDERLKTERAQALKTKERMAQVATGVGSNQITFGRGSSQPNLSTSYSEQEYGKSGGSPASYHGSTSPRVSSELEQARPQTSGEEELQLQLALAMSREVAEQHTTLLDLMDALPSSAPAPQKTEPWGPPAAANQTDPWGGSTVAATASDPWQSFGAKPAASVDPWAAPAGSTAQSLPKNVDPWAPAQPSSTAAKSSVDPWGPAPANKPLSTSGSTSFDLFSNLNGTVKDDFSEFDTLRTSKKPAESGSTLPSQHSGTTSPDLFDSQHSSMTSGKQSAARKTPESFLGPNAALVNLDSLVSKPPQPVTSLNPFLAPGAATAPTPINPFQVNQPQPLTLNQMRASPVMGTSPSFSAVPPISMEPIPLSSMAPVPVGMAPIPAMGTVASITRMGQGLNVSIAGSMTQPLHSTGIPPSASQSTNTTNPFLL from the exons atgacGACTTCGTCTATTAGACGGCAGATGAAGAACATTGTGAACAATTATTCAGAGGCCGAAATAAAAGTTCGAGAAGCGACCTCAAATGACCCCTGGGGTCCCTCCAGTTCATTAATGACTGAAATAGCAGATCTGACTTACAATGTTGTGGCCTTTTCTGAAATTATGAGCATGATCTGGAAACGACTGAATGACCATGGCAAGAACTGGCGACACGTATACAAGGCCCTTACTCTGTTAGATTACCTGATTAAAACTGGTTCTGAGAGAGTGGCGCAGCAGtgtaaagagaatatttttgctATCCAGACATTGAAAGATTTTCAGTATATTGATCGAGACGGTAAAGACCAGGGCATCAATGTGAGGGAGAAATCCAAGCAGCTGGTGTCTCTTCTGAAGGATGACGAGCGACTCAAGACAGAGAGGGCCCAAGCCCTGAAGACCAAAGAACGCATGGCTCAGGTGGCCACTGGAGTGGGCAGTAATCAGATCACCTTCGGCCGAGGCTCCAGTCAGCCAAACCTATCCACCAGCTACTCGGAGCAAGAATATGGAAAGTCTGGAGGATCCCCAGCATCCTACCATGGCT CTACGTCCCCTCGAGTTTCCTCGGAGCTCGAGCAGGCCCGGCCTCAGACAagtggagaagaggagctccagctgcagctcgCGCTGGCAATGAGCCGGGAAGTGGCGGAGCAG CATACCACTTTGTTGGACCTAATGGATGCCCTGCCCTCGTCGGCACCGGCCCCACAGAAAACGGAGCCTTGGggacctcctgctgctgcaaaccAAACTGATCCCTGGGGAGGATCCACAGTTGCAGCTACTGCCTCTGACCCATGGCAATCATTTG gtgccaaACCAGCTGCTTCCGTTGACCCTTGGGCAGCACCAGCGGGATCCACAGCTCAGTCTCTGCCCAAAAATGTTGACCCTTGGGCTCCTGCTCAGCCATCTTCTACTGCAGCAAAATCTTCTGTGGATCCTTGGGGACCAGCGCCTGCAAACAAACCTCTCTCTACTTCTG GAAGTACATCTTTTGACCTCTTCAGTAATTTGAATGGTACAGTTAAAGAtgatttttctgaatttgacACACTTCGAACTTCCAAAAAGCCAG CTGAATCAGGTTCCACTTTGCCATCTCAGCATAGCGGTACCACAAGTCCTGATCTCTTTGATTCCCAGCACTCAAGCATGACATCAGGCAAACAAAGTGCAGCTCGGAAAACCCCTGAGTCTTTTTTGGGCCCCAATGCTGCTTTGGTGAACCTGGATTCACTGGTGTCTAAGCCGCCACAACCTGTTACTTCACTGAATCCATTCTTGGCACCAG GCGCTGCTACAGCACCAACTCCAATCAACCCCTTCCAAGTGAATCAGCCTCAGCCGCTCACTCTAAATCAGATGAGAGCGAGTCCTGTGATGGGAACCAGCCCTTCCTTCAGTGCTGTGCCCCCGATAAGCATGGAGCCAATACCTCTGTCTTCCATGGCCCCAGTGCCCGTGGGAATGGCACCGATACCAGCTATGGGCACTGTGGCCTCTATAACACGGATGGGCCAGGGGCTGAACGTGAGCATTGCAGGATCAATGACCCAACCTCTTCACAGTACAGGAATCCCGCCGTCAGCATCCCAGTCTACAAATACAACTAACCCTTTTCTCCTATAA
- the EPN2 gene encoding epsin-2 isoform X2, translating to MTTSSIRRQMKNIVNNYSEAEIKVREATSNDPWGPSSSLMTEIADLTYNVVAFSEIMSMIWKRLNDHGKNWRHVYKALTLLDYLIKTGSERVAQQCKENIFAIQTLKDFQYIDRDGKDQGINVREKSKQLVSLLKDDERLKTERAQALKTKERMAQVATGVGSNQITFGRGSSQPNLSTSYSEQEYGKSGGSPASYHGSTSPRVSSELEQARPQTSGEEELQLQLALAMSREVAEQEERLRRGDDLRLQMALEESRRDTIKIPKKKEHTTLLDLMDALPSSAPAPQKTEPWGPPAAANQTDPWGGSTVAATASDPWQSFGAKPAASVDPWAAPAGSTAQSLPKNVDPWAPAQPSSTAAKSSVDPWGPAPANKPLSTSGSTSFDLFSNLNGTVKDDFSEFDTLRTSKKPAESGSTLPSQHSGTTSPDLFDSQHSSMTSGKQSAARKTPESFLGPNAALVNLDSLVSKPPQPVTSLNPFLAPGAATAPTPINPFQVNQPQPLTLNQMRASPVMGTSPSFSAVPPISMEPIPLSSMAPVPVGMAPIPAMGTVASITRMGQGLNVSIAGSMTQPLHSTGIPPSASQSTNTTNPFLL from the exons atgacGACTTCGTCTATTAGACGGCAGATGAAGAACATTGTGAACAATTATTCAGAGGCCGAAATAAAAGTTCGAGAAGCGACCTCAAATGACCCCTGGGGTCCCTCCAGTTCATTAATGACTGAAATAGCAGATCTGACTTACAATGTTGTGGCCTTTTCTGAAATTATGAGCATGATCTGGAAACGACTGAATGACCATGGCAAGAACTGGCGACACGTATACAAGGCCCTTACTCTGTTAGATTACCTGATTAAAACTGGTTCTGAGAGAGTGGCGCAGCAGtgtaaagagaatatttttgctATCCAGACATTGAAAGATTTTCAGTATATTGATCGAGACGGTAAAGACCAGGGCATCAATGTGAGGGAGAAATCCAAGCAGCTGGTGTCTCTTCTGAAGGATGACGAGCGACTCAAGACAGAGAGGGCCCAAGCCCTGAAGACCAAAGAACGCATGGCTCAGGTGGCCACTGGAGTGGGCAGTAATCAGATCACCTTCGGCCGAGGCTCCAGTCAGCCAAACCTATCCACCAGCTACTCGGAGCAAGAATATGGAAAGTCTGGAGGATCCCCAGCATCCTACCATGGCT CTACGTCCCCTCGAGTTTCCTCGGAGCTCGAGCAGGCCCGGCCTCAGACAagtggagaagaggagctccagctgcagctcgCGCTGGCAATGAGCCGGGAAGTGGCGGAGCAG GAGGAGCGCCTCAGACGCGGAGATGATCTGAGATTACAGATGGCTCTGGAGGAGAGTCGCAGAGACACAATTAAAATTCCCAAAAAGAAGGAG CATACCACTTTGTTGGACCTAATGGATGCCCTGCCCTCGTCGGCACCGGCCCCACAGAAAACGGAGCCTTGGggacctcctgctgctgcaaaccAAACTGATCCCTGGGGAGGATCCACAGTTGCAGCTACTGCCTCTGACCCATGGCAATCATTTG gtgccaaACCAGCTGCTTCCGTTGACCCTTGGGCAGCACCAGCGGGATCCACAGCTCAGTCTCTGCCCAAAAATGTTGACCCTTGGGCTCCTGCTCAGCCATCTTCTACTGCAGCAAAATCTTCTGTGGATCCTTGGGGACCAGCGCCTGCAAACAAACCTCTCTCTACTTCTG GAAGTACATCTTTTGACCTCTTCAGTAATTTGAATGGTACAGTTAAAGAtgatttttctgaatttgacACACTTCGAACTTCCAAAAAGCCAG CTGAATCAGGTTCCACTTTGCCATCTCAGCATAGCGGTACCACAAGTCCTGATCTCTTTGATTCCCAGCACTCAAGCATGACATCAGGCAAACAAAGTGCAGCTCGGAAAACCCCTGAGTCTTTTTTGGGCCCCAATGCTGCTTTGGTGAACCTGGATTCACTGGTGTCTAAGCCGCCACAACCTGTTACTTCACTGAATCCATTCTTGGCACCAG GCGCTGCTACAGCACCAACTCCAATCAACCCCTTCCAAGTGAATCAGCCTCAGCCGCTCACTCTAAATCAGATGAGAGCGAGTCCTGTGATGGGAACCAGCCCTTCCTTCAGTGCTGTGCCCCCGATAAGCATGGAGCCAATACCTCTGTCTTCCATGGCCCCAGTGCCCGTGGGAATGGCACCGATACCAGCTATGGGCACTGTGGCCTCTATAACACGGATGGGCCAGGGGCTGAACGTGAGCATTGCAGGATCAATGACCCAACCTCTTCACAGTACAGGAATCCCGCCGTCAGCATCCCAGTCTACAAATACAACTAACCCTTTTCTCCTATAA
- the EPN2 gene encoding epsin-2 isoform X3 codes for MTTSSIRRQMKNIVNNYSEAEIKVREATSNDPWGPSSSLMTEIADLTYNVVAFSEIMSMIWKRLNDHGKNWRHVYKALTLLDYLIKTGSERVAQQCKENIFAIQTLKDFQYIDRDGKDQGINVREKSKQLVSLLKDDERLKTERAQALKTKERMAQVATGVGSNQITFGRGSSQPNLSTSYSEQEYGKSGGSPASYHGSTSPRVSSELEQARPQTSGEEELQLQLALAMSREVAEQVSSREERLRRGDDLRLQMALEESRRDTIKIPKKKEHTTLLDLMDALPSSAPAPQKTEPWGPPAAANQTDPWGGSTVAATASDPWQSFGAKPAASVDPWAAPAGSTAQSLPKNVDPWAPAQPSSTAAKSSVDPWGPAPANKPLSTSAESGSTLPSQHSGTTSPDLFDSQHSSMTSGKQSAARKTPESFLGPNAALVNLDSLVSKPPQPVTSLNPFLAPGAATAPTPINPFQVNQPQPLTLNQMRASPVMGTSPSFSAVPPISMEPIPLSSMAPVPVGMAPIPAMGTVASITRMGQGLNVSIAGSMTQPLHSTGIPPSASQSTNTTNPFLL; via the exons atgacGACTTCGTCTATTAGACGGCAGATGAAGAACATTGTGAACAATTATTCAGAGGCCGAAATAAAAGTTCGAGAAGCGACCTCAAATGACCCCTGGGGTCCCTCCAGTTCATTAATGACTGAAATAGCAGATCTGACTTACAATGTTGTGGCCTTTTCTGAAATTATGAGCATGATCTGGAAACGACTGAATGACCATGGCAAGAACTGGCGACACGTATACAAGGCCCTTACTCTGTTAGATTACCTGATTAAAACTGGTTCTGAGAGAGTGGCGCAGCAGtgtaaagagaatatttttgctATCCAGACATTGAAAGATTTTCAGTATATTGATCGAGACGGTAAAGACCAGGGCATCAATGTGAGGGAGAAATCCAAGCAGCTGGTGTCTCTTCTGAAGGATGACGAGCGACTCAAGACAGAGAGGGCCCAAGCCCTGAAGACCAAAGAACGCATGGCTCAGGTGGCCACTGGAGTGGGCAGTAATCAGATCACCTTCGGCCGAGGCTCCAGTCAGCCAAACCTATCCACCAGCTACTCGGAGCAAGAATATGGAAAGTCTGGAGGATCCCCAGCATCCTACCATGGCT CTACGTCCCCTCGAGTTTCCTCGGAGCTCGAGCAGGCCCGGCCTCAGACAagtggagaagaggagctccagctgcagctcgCGCTGGCAATGAGCCGGGAAGTGGCGGAGCAGGTCAGTTCCCGT GAGGAGCGCCTCAGACGCGGAGATGATCTGAGATTACAGATGGCTCTGGAGGAGAGTCGCAGAGACACAATTAAAATTCCCAAAAAGAAGGAG CATACCACTTTGTTGGACCTAATGGATGCCCTGCCCTCGTCGGCACCGGCCCCACAGAAAACGGAGCCTTGGggacctcctgctgctgcaaaccAAACTGATCCCTGGGGAGGATCCACAGTTGCAGCTACTGCCTCTGACCCATGGCAATCATTTG gtgccaaACCAGCTGCTTCCGTTGACCCTTGGGCAGCACCAGCGGGATCCACAGCTCAGTCTCTGCCCAAAAATGTTGACCCTTGGGCTCCTGCTCAGCCATCTTCTACTGCAGCAAAATCTTCTGTGGATCCTTGGGGACCAGCGCCTGCAAACAAACCTCTCTCTACTTCTG CTGAATCAGGTTCCACTTTGCCATCTCAGCATAGCGGTACCACAAGTCCTGATCTCTTTGATTCCCAGCACTCAAGCATGACATCAGGCAAACAAAGTGCAGCTCGGAAAACCCCTGAGTCTTTTTTGGGCCCCAATGCTGCTTTGGTGAACCTGGATTCACTGGTGTCTAAGCCGCCACAACCTGTTACTTCACTGAATCCATTCTTGGCACCAG GCGCTGCTACAGCACCAACTCCAATCAACCCCTTCCAAGTGAATCAGCCTCAGCCGCTCACTCTAAATCAGATGAGAGCGAGTCCTGTGATGGGAACCAGCCCTTCCTTCAGTGCTGTGCCCCCGATAAGCATGGAGCCAATACCTCTGTCTTCCATGGCCCCAGTGCCCGTGGGAATGGCACCGATACCAGCTATGGGCACTGTGGCCTCTATAACACGGATGGGCCAGGGGCTGAACGTGAGCATTGCAGGATCAATGACCCAACCTCTTCACAGTACAGGAATCCCGCCGTCAGCATCCCAGTCTACAAATACAACTAACCCTTTTCTCCTATAA
- the EPN2 gene encoding epsin-2 isoform X1, which translates to MTTSSIRRQMKNIVNNYSEAEIKVREATSNDPWGPSSSLMTEIADLTYNVVAFSEIMSMIWKRLNDHGKNWRHVYKALTLLDYLIKTGSERVAQQCKENIFAIQTLKDFQYIDRDGKDQGINVREKSKQLVSLLKDDERLKTERAQALKTKERMAQVATGVGSNQITFGRGSSQPNLSTSYSEQEYGKSGGSPASYHGSTSPRVSSELEQARPQTSGEEELQLQLALAMSREVAEQVSSREERLRRGDDLRLQMALEESRRDTIKIPKKKEHTTLLDLMDALPSSAPAPQKTEPWGPPAAANQTDPWGGSTVAATASDPWQSFGAKPAASVDPWAAPAGSTAQSLPKNVDPWAPAQPSSTAAKSSVDPWGPAPANKPLSTSGSTSFDLFSNLNGTVKDDFSEFDTLRTSKKPAESGSTLPSQHSGTTSPDLFDSQHSSMTSGKQSAARKTPESFLGPNAALVNLDSLVSKPPQPVTSLNPFLAPGAATAPTPINPFQVNQPQPLTLNQMRASPVMGTSPSFSAVPPISMEPIPLSSMAPVPVGMAPIPAMGTVASITRMGQGLNVSIAGSMTQPLHSTGIPPSASQSTNTTNPFLL; encoded by the exons atgacGACTTCGTCTATTAGACGGCAGATGAAGAACATTGTGAACAATTATTCAGAGGCCGAAATAAAAGTTCGAGAAGCGACCTCAAATGACCCCTGGGGTCCCTCCAGTTCATTAATGACTGAAATAGCAGATCTGACTTACAATGTTGTGGCCTTTTCTGAAATTATGAGCATGATCTGGAAACGACTGAATGACCATGGCAAGAACTGGCGACACGTATACAAGGCCCTTACTCTGTTAGATTACCTGATTAAAACTGGTTCTGAGAGAGTGGCGCAGCAGtgtaaagagaatatttttgctATCCAGACATTGAAAGATTTTCAGTATATTGATCGAGACGGTAAAGACCAGGGCATCAATGTGAGGGAGAAATCCAAGCAGCTGGTGTCTCTTCTGAAGGATGACGAGCGACTCAAGACAGAGAGGGCCCAAGCCCTGAAGACCAAAGAACGCATGGCTCAGGTGGCCACTGGAGTGGGCAGTAATCAGATCACCTTCGGCCGAGGCTCCAGTCAGCCAAACCTATCCACCAGCTACTCGGAGCAAGAATATGGAAAGTCTGGAGGATCCCCAGCATCCTACCATGGCT CTACGTCCCCTCGAGTTTCCTCGGAGCTCGAGCAGGCCCGGCCTCAGACAagtggagaagaggagctccagctgcagctcgCGCTGGCAATGAGCCGGGAAGTGGCGGAGCAGGTCAGTTCCCGT GAGGAGCGCCTCAGACGCGGAGATGATCTGAGATTACAGATGGCTCTGGAGGAGAGTCGCAGAGACACAATTAAAATTCCCAAAAAGAAGGAG CATACCACTTTGTTGGACCTAATGGATGCCCTGCCCTCGTCGGCACCGGCCCCACAGAAAACGGAGCCTTGGggacctcctgctgctgcaaaccAAACTGATCCCTGGGGAGGATCCACAGTTGCAGCTACTGCCTCTGACCCATGGCAATCATTTG gtgccaaACCAGCTGCTTCCGTTGACCCTTGGGCAGCACCAGCGGGATCCACAGCTCAGTCTCTGCCCAAAAATGTTGACCCTTGGGCTCCTGCTCAGCCATCTTCTACTGCAGCAAAATCTTCTGTGGATCCTTGGGGACCAGCGCCTGCAAACAAACCTCTCTCTACTTCTG GAAGTACATCTTTTGACCTCTTCAGTAATTTGAATGGTACAGTTAAAGAtgatttttctgaatttgacACACTTCGAACTTCCAAAAAGCCAG CTGAATCAGGTTCCACTTTGCCATCTCAGCATAGCGGTACCACAAGTCCTGATCTCTTTGATTCCCAGCACTCAAGCATGACATCAGGCAAACAAAGTGCAGCTCGGAAAACCCCTGAGTCTTTTTTGGGCCCCAATGCTGCTTTGGTGAACCTGGATTCACTGGTGTCTAAGCCGCCACAACCTGTTACTTCACTGAATCCATTCTTGGCACCAG GCGCTGCTACAGCACCAACTCCAATCAACCCCTTCCAAGTGAATCAGCCTCAGCCGCTCACTCTAAATCAGATGAGAGCGAGTCCTGTGATGGGAACCAGCCCTTCCTTCAGTGCTGTGCCCCCGATAAGCATGGAGCCAATACCTCTGTCTTCCATGGCCCCAGTGCCCGTGGGAATGGCACCGATACCAGCTATGGGCACTGTGGCCTCTATAACACGGATGGGCCAGGGGCTGAACGTGAGCATTGCAGGATCAATGACCCAACCTCTTCACAGTACAGGAATCCCGCCGTCAGCATCCCAGTCTACAAATACAACTAACCCTTTTCTCCTATAA
- the EPN2 gene encoding epsin-2 isoform X5, with translation MSREVAEQVSSREERLRRGDDLRLQMALEESRRDTIKIPKKKEHTTLLDLMDALPSSAPAPQKTEPWGPPAAANQTDPWGGSTVAATASDPWQSFGAKPAASVDPWAAPAGSTAQSLPKNVDPWAPAQPSSTAAKSSVDPWGPAPANKPLSTSGSTSFDLFSNLNGTVKDDFSEFDTLRTSKKPAESGSTLPSQHSGTTSPDLFDSQHSSMTSGKQSAARKTPESFLGPNAALVNLDSLVSKPPQPVTSLNPFLAPGAATAPTPINPFQVNQPQPLTLNQMRASPVMGTSPSFSAVPPISMEPIPLSSMAPVPVGMAPIPAMGTVASITRMGQGLNVSIAGSMTQPLHSTGIPPSASQSTNTTNPFLL, from the exons ATGAGCCGGGAAGTGGCGGAGCAGGTCAGTTCCCGT GAGGAGCGCCTCAGACGCGGAGATGATCTGAGATTACAGATGGCTCTGGAGGAGAGTCGCAGAGACACAATTAAAATTCCCAAAAAGAAGGAG CATACCACTTTGTTGGACCTAATGGATGCCCTGCCCTCGTCGGCACCGGCCCCACAGAAAACGGAGCCTTGGggacctcctgctgctgcaaaccAAACTGATCCCTGGGGAGGATCCACAGTTGCAGCTACTGCCTCTGACCCATGGCAATCATTTG gtgccaaACCAGCTGCTTCCGTTGACCCTTGGGCAGCACCAGCGGGATCCACAGCTCAGTCTCTGCCCAAAAATGTTGACCCTTGGGCTCCTGCTCAGCCATCTTCTACTGCAGCAAAATCTTCTGTGGATCCTTGGGGACCAGCGCCTGCAAACAAACCTCTCTCTACTTCTG GAAGTACATCTTTTGACCTCTTCAGTAATTTGAATGGTACAGTTAAAGAtgatttttctgaatttgacACACTTCGAACTTCCAAAAAGCCAG CTGAATCAGGTTCCACTTTGCCATCTCAGCATAGCGGTACCACAAGTCCTGATCTCTTTGATTCCCAGCACTCAAGCATGACATCAGGCAAACAAAGTGCAGCTCGGAAAACCCCTGAGTCTTTTTTGGGCCCCAATGCTGCTTTGGTGAACCTGGATTCACTGGTGTCTAAGCCGCCACAACCTGTTACTTCACTGAATCCATTCTTGGCACCAG GCGCTGCTACAGCACCAACTCCAATCAACCCCTTCCAAGTGAATCAGCCTCAGCCGCTCACTCTAAATCAGATGAGAGCGAGTCCTGTGATGGGAACCAGCCCTTCCTTCAGTGCTGTGCCCCCGATAAGCATGGAGCCAATACCTCTGTCTTCCATGGCCCCAGTGCCCGTGGGAATGGCACCGATACCAGCTATGGGCACTGTGGCCTCTATAACACGGATGGGCCAGGGGCTGAACGTGAGCATTGCAGGATCAATGACCCAACCTCTTCACAGTACAGGAATCCCGCCGTCAGCATCCCAGTCTACAAATACAACTAACCCTTTTCTCCTATAA
- the EPN2 gene encoding epsin-2 isoform X6, whose product MSREVAEQEERLRRGDDLRLQMALEESRRDTIKIPKKKEHTTLLDLMDALPSSAPAPQKTEPWGPPAAANQTDPWGGSTVAATASDPWQSFGAKPAASVDPWAAPAGSTAQSLPKNVDPWAPAQPSSTAAKSSVDPWGPAPANKPLSTSGSTSFDLFSNLNGTVKDDFSEFDTLRTSKKPAESGSTLPSQHSGTTSPDLFDSQHSSMTSGKQSAARKTPESFLGPNAALVNLDSLVSKPPQPVTSLNPFLAPGAATAPTPINPFQVNQPQPLTLNQMRASPVMGTSPSFSAVPPISMEPIPLSSMAPVPVGMAPIPAMGTVASITRMGQGLNVSIAGSMTQPLHSTGIPPSASQSTNTTNPFLL is encoded by the exons ATGAGCCGGGAAGTGGCGGAGCAG GAGGAGCGCCTCAGACGCGGAGATGATCTGAGATTACAGATGGCTCTGGAGGAGAGTCGCAGAGACACAATTAAAATTCCCAAAAAGAAGGAG CATACCACTTTGTTGGACCTAATGGATGCCCTGCCCTCGTCGGCACCGGCCCCACAGAAAACGGAGCCTTGGggacctcctgctgctgcaaaccAAACTGATCCCTGGGGAGGATCCACAGTTGCAGCTACTGCCTCTGACCCATGGCAATCATTTG gtgccaaACCAGCTGCTTCCGTTGACCCTTGGGCAGCACCAGCGGGATCCACAGCTCAGTCTCTGCCCAAAAATGTTGACCCTTGGGCTCCTGCTCAGCCATCTTCTACTGCAGCAAAATCTTCTGTGGATCCTTGGGGACCAGCGCCTGCAAACAAACCTCTCTCTACTTCTG GAAGTACATCTTTTGACCTCTTCAGTAATTTGAATGGTACAGTTAAAGAtgatttttctgaatttgacACACTTCGAACTTCCAAAAAGCCAG CTGAATCAGGTTCCACTTTGCCATCTCAGCATAGCGGTACCACAAGTCCTGATCTCTTTGATTCCCAGCACTCAAGCATGACATCAGGCAAACAAAGTGCAGCTCGGAAAACCCCTGAGTCTTTTTTGGGCCCCAATGCTGCTTTGGTGAACCTGGATTCACTGGTGTCTAAGCCGCCACAACCTGTTACTTCACTGAATCCATTCTTGGCACCAG GCGCTGCTACAGCACCAACTCCAATCAACCCCTTCCAAGTGAATCAGCCTCAGCCGCTCACTCTAAATCAGATGAGAGCGAGTCCTGTGATGGGAACCAGCCCTTCCTTCAGTGCTGTGCCCCCGATAAGCATGGAGCCAATACCTCTGTCTTCCATGGCCCCAGTGCCCGTGGGAATGGCACCGATACCAGCTATGGGCACTGTGGCCTCTATAACACGGATGGGCCAGGGGCTGAACGTGAGCATTGCAGGATCAATGACCCAACCTCTTCACAGTACAGGAATCCCGCCGTCAGCATCCCAGTCTACAAATACAACTAACCCTTTTCTCCTATAA